The stretch of DNA GCCGCGATTGCCAACGGCAATCGGGGCGGGCGAAGCCCGCAAGAAGCAGCAAATCACGGACTCCTTGATTGATGAAGCTGCATTGGTTGAGGCAGCTGAAAATGCTGCTTCTTGTGCCTTCGGCACACGGATTGCCAATGGCAATCGGTGCCACCCGTTTTGCAACCCTCTCCCAGAGGGAGAGGGAGTCGAAAATTCAGGGATGTACGAGGTTAGGTGAATATGGCGGAAGTTATTCATGGGAAGGTCTACGACTATCCCACCTATTACGACATCATTTTCGCAGCCGATTGGCGGAAGGAAATCGCCTTTCTTGAGGCTTGTTTCGACAAGTATGCCGGCGGCACGGTGCAGCGTGTGTTTGAACCGGCGTGCGGCACCGGGCGGTTGTTGATCAAACTAGCCCAGGCGGGTTACGACGTTTCCGGCAACGACCTGAATCCCAAAGCGGTCGAGTTTTGTAATCGGCGACTGGGACGAAGGGGTTTTGAACCGACCGCCGTTGTGGGGGACATGGCCGATTTTCGCTTGCCCCGCAAAGCGGATGCCGCCTTCAATCTGATCAACAGTTTCCGGCATTTACCGGACGAAGATGCAGCCACGGCGCATATGCAATGCATCGCCCGCGCCTTGCGCAAGGGGGGCATTTATCTGTTAGGGCTACACCTGACGCCCACGAATCATCGCATCTGCGACGACGAATGCTATGCCGCCCGGCGAGGAAATGTCGGCGTGGAATCGCGGTTGTGGACCATGTCGGTCGACAGCAAAGCACGCGTCGAAATGGTCGGCATGACGCTTGACGTCACAACTCCCAAACGGAAGTTGCGACTCGTCGACGAGATGCCGTTCCGGATGTACACCGCCCGCCAATTCCGCCAACTCTTGGCCCGCGTGCCGGAGCTGGAGTTGTTGGAAACATTCGATTTCGACCTCGACATCAACGCGCCCATCAAGGTCAAAGGCCACAGCGAGGATGTCATCTTCGTGCTGCGAAAAGTATAACGTCCCTGTTATTTGTACGCGGCTACCCAGCAATTTATTTGATGACGAAAACGCCGTCAGTAGCACCCATTCTAGGCGGACAGCAAATCAATCACCGCAAAATAGTGGCAACCGAGAACCAAGTCACTTCTTTCATCTAAGGGGGGTGAATTCACCATGCGCGACAATGGTTTGTTATGGTCGATATTTTCACTTTTCGTGTATTTCGCTTCTTTCGTGGTTCTTTAATTTATTCCGCGAAAGTGAAATTTGCGATTAAGAAAACAAACCACGAAAGAAGCAAAATACACGAAAAGGAATGGTGCGATTCTTAGGGTTCTTAATCGCATTGGCTGCGTGCAAAGAATTTTAGACTCACAGATTGCGTTGTTCGTGGGTTCTTCCGCCGGGGGATTATTCTCGCAAGCGACCGACTGCGTCGGCAACAACCTCAACGGCGCGGTCGATTTCTTCGGTCGTATTGAATCGTCCCAAACCAAATCGCAAACTGGCGCGCGTGAGTGCGTCGCTGACTCCCATCGCCCGCAGGACGTGGCTCGGTTGCGGATCGGCGGACGTGCAGGCCGATCCGGAACTGACGGCAATCTCCCGCATGCTATTCATCAGCGCATCGCCTTCGACGCCGTCAAAGCTCACATTCAGGTTTCCCGGCAAGCGTTGTTCCGGATGGCCGTTTAAGGTGAGCCCGTCGAGCCGGTCTTGCAATCCTGTCCACAATCGCTCGCGCAATTCCAACAGCCGCGCCGCTTCGTCGACCATCGTTTCACCACACAGTTCACACGCTCTGCCAAGTCCCACGATCAACGGCACCGGCAACGTGCCGCTGCGCAAATGCCGCTCATGGCCGCCGCCATCGAGCTGCGGTTCCAGCTTGATCCGCGGAGAACCGTGCCGCACAAATAACACGCCGATGCCCTTGGGCCCGTAGATTTTGTGTCCGGACAGGCTTAGCAAATCGATCGGTGTCGTCGATAGGTCAAGCGGCAACTTGCCCGCGCTCTGCGCCGCATCGGTGTGGAAGTGAACCCCACGTTCACGGCACAACGCGGCGATTTCAGCGATGTCGTTGAGCGTCCCCACTTCGTTATTGGCCGACATGATCGAAACAAGCACCGTGTTGGGCCGCAGCGACTCGGCGATTTGTTGCGGATCGACCATACCATATTGATCGACCGGAAGCACCGTCACTTCGTAGTCGCTGCGGGAGAGACGTTTGGCCGGATCGAGCACCGCTTTGTGTTCGGCGGCGGCGGTGATCAAATGACTCCCCGGCGGTGCGGCGTGCAAGACGCCCTTTAAGGCGAGGTTGTTCGCTTCGGTGGCGCCGCTGGTGAAAATCACGTTCCGCGCGTCAGTGTTGAACAGCTCAGCGATCTTACCCCGCGCCGCCTCAACAGCGTCCCCGGCATCCCAGCCAAAACGATGGCTGATGCTGGCAGCGTTTCCGTAAATCTCGGAAAAATACGGCAACATCGCATCCAACACGCGGGGGTCGACGCGCGTGGTGGCATGGTTGTCCAGATAAATCGGAGTGGCAGTCATGTGAGGTCTTGTTCAGCATGGCAACGGATCAAGAATCTATTGTCCTGCGCCGCGCTACGGGAATCAATGCGGCTGGTTGTCGGATTCTTGTCGTTCGTGGTAGGCTGACAACAGATTGACCTCTCTCATTCCGCTTAGGAGCATGGCTGTCG from Symmachiella dynata encodes:
- a CDS encoding class I SAM-dependent methyltransferase → MAEVIHGKVYDYPTYYDIIFAADWRKEIAFLEACFDKYAGGTVQRVFEPACGTGRLLIKLAQAGYDVSGNDLNPKAVEFCNRRLGRRGFEPTAVVGDMADFRLPRKADAAFNLINSFRHLPDEDAATAHMQCIARALRKGGIYLLGLHLTPTNHRICDDECYAARRGNVGVESRLWTMSVDSKARVEMVGMTLDVTTPKRKLRLVDEMPFRMYTARQFRQLLARVPELELLETFDFDLDINAPIKVKGHSEDVIFVLRKV
- a CDS encoding cysteine desulfurase family protein; amino-acid sequence: MTATPIYLDNHATTRVDPRVLDAMLPYFSEIYGNAASISHRFGWDAGDAVEAARGKIAELFNTDARNVIFTSGATEANNLALKGVLHAAPPGSHLITAAAEHKAVLDPAKRLSRSDYEVTVLPVDQYGMVDPQQIAESLRPNTVLVSIMSANNEVGTLNDIAEIAALCRERGVHFHTDAAQSAGKLPLDLSTTPIDLLSLSGHKIYGPKGIGVLFVRHGSPRIKLEPQLDGGGHERHLRSGTLPVPLIVGLGRACELCGETMVDEAARLLELRERLWTGLQDRLDGLTLNGHPEQRLPGNLNVSFDGVEGDALMNSMREIAVSSGSACTSADPQPSHVLRAMGVSDALTRASLRFGLGRFNTTEEIDRAVEVVADAVGRLRE